A portion of the Calothrix sp. 336/3 genome contains these proteins:
- a CDS encoding MFS transporter — protein sequence MSRSPWYFIPTLYFVSGLPYVIINTVSPILYKKLAVDNLQITFWTSLLYLPWVIKMFWSPIVDIYSTKRQWILTTNLLLFCAFIGTAFSLRLPNFFAISLILLILSAFISATYDIANDGFYLLTLNPEQQAFFVGIRSLFYRLATIFASGFLVFFAGYLEKYIADNSLIWMIVLISSSLIMAGVFLWHLLILPKAPIDKPNENQTQNNNFIEIITLYFRQERIWAILAFILLYRLGEAMLVKIASLFLLDKSSVGGLGLSTSPIVDRAAAKGDRVANEIMNQAVDYLVTASSSVVERIFTPGIRLEIVTTGSVWQSQWGMWEKFSQGMTGKYDFVGVILPRNEPAFGAALLARNTYQSS from the coding sequence CTGGTTTACCTTACGTCATTATCAACACAGTATCTCCTATTCTTTACAAGAAGCTTGCAGTCGATAATCTACAGATTACTTTTTGGACAAGCTTACTTTATCTTCCCTGGGTCATAAAAATGTTTTGGAGTCCAATTGTTGATATTTACTCCACTAAACGTCAGTGGATATTAACTACAAATTTGCTACTATTTTGTGCTTTCATCGGTACAGCTTTTTCCCTAAGATTACCTAATTTTTTCGCAATTTCTTTAATATTATTAATATTAAGCGCTTTTATCTCTGCTACCTACGATATTGCCAATGATGGCTTTTACTTATTAACTCTCAATCCTGAACAACAAGCTTTCTTTGTCGGTATCCGCTCTTTATTCTACCGCCTAGCCACTATCTTTGCTTCCGGGTTTCTAGTGTTCTTTGCGGGTTATTTAGAAAAATACATTGCAGATAATTCATTAATCTGGATGATAGTTTTAATCTCATCTAGCTTAATTATGGCAGGCGTATTTCTCTGGCATCTCTTGATTTTACCCAAAGCACCCATTGATAAACCAAATGAAAATCAAACTCAAAACAATAACTTTATAGAAATCATTACGCTATATTTTCGTCAAGAGAGAATCTGGGCAATCCTGGCTTTTATCTTACTGTACAGACTAGGTGAAGCCATGTTAGTGAAAATCGCCTCACTTTTCCTCTTAGATAAATCATCTGTGGGTGGTTTAGGTTTATCAACATCACCTATTGTCGATCGCGCAGCTGCCAAAGGTGACAGAGTAGCAAACGAGATTATGAATCAAGCTGTAGATTATTTGGTGACAGCAAGTAGCTCCGTGGTTGAGAGAATTTTTACCCCTGGTATTCGGTTAGAGATTGTAACTACTGGTAGTGTTTGGCAAAGTCAATGGGGAATGTGGGAAAAATTTAGTCAAGGGATGACTGGTAAATATGATTTTGTAGGTGTAATTTTACCCCGTAATGAACCTGCTTTTGGTGCTGCCTTGTTGGCAAGAAATACTTATCAAAGTTCCTAG